In the Pieris napi chromosome 19, ilPieNapi1.2, whole genome shotgun sequence genome, one interval contains:
- the LOC125059445 gene encoding chromaffin granule amine transporter-like, whose translation MTYSPLEPTSRTGAAAFLLVYCTLFLDNVLLTALVPILPEWSGVTAAPAVLRNGSTLSLAGEVGSEAAAAGAVLGARSAAQLACAPLAATLTTRVGPAPTLRLAVLLLLAAATWLSWCGSSVCAAGGVACLWCGAAGRVLQGSGGALGGVAGMALVSRAVSPSRQQQALGASLGAVALGVLVGYPLGGATAALWSSAAPFHLVAGALLANLGLQYAYLKKPEYDKVEQPAVDEPRSAAWRDCARGVWNECGAGAGAVFLSTAVMAALEPCLPLWLERRFGAQRWELGVVFLPDSVAYLAATSVAAALCGGRGLRAQRVALTGLCSVALGGVLVARASSLGALAIAQAGVGAGVGALDAALVPALLARADSLPHAAALLQAAASAAYAVGPVAAGAVWWVAGFGATLRALAVANLLYAALLYRHFHERPLPDQRGSEDGKDARGSGSELLPLSSPSP comes from the exons ATGACGTACTCTCCGTTGGAGCCGACGAGCCGAACGGGCGCGGCCGCCTTCCTCCTCGTGTACTGCACACTGTTCTTGGACAACGTTTTGCTCACCGCACTCG TGCCGATCCTGCCGGAGTGGAGCGGGGTGACGGCAGCGCCCGCCGTGCTGCGTAACGGCTCGACACTCTCGCTGGCCGGCGAAGTAGGCAGTGAGGCGGCGGCGGCGGGCGCCGTGTTAGGCGCACGCTCTGCCGCTCAACTGGCGTGCGCACCCTTGGCAGCCACCCTGACGACGCGCGTGGGGCCCGCCCCTACGTTGCGTCTGGCAGTGCTGCTGCTACTCGCAGCCGCTACGTGGCTGTCTTGGTGCGGCAGCAGCGTGTGCGCGGCGGGTGGAGTGGCATGCTTGTGGTGCGGCGCAGCGGGGCGCGTGCTGCAAGGGTCGGGCGGTGCACTCGGCGGCGTGGCCGGGATGGCGTTGGTGTCTCGAGCGGTATCACCGTCGCGACAACAACAAGCTCTCGGCGCGTCGCTCGGTGCCGTCGCTCTAG GTGTGCTCGTGGGATATCCGCTAGGCGGCGCGACGGCCGCTCTGTGGAGTTCGGCAGCGCCGTTCCACCTCGTCGCCGGCGCGCTGCTCGCGAACCTCG gaTTGCAATACGCCTACTTGAAGAAACCCGAATACGATAAG GTTGAACAGCCAGCCGTCGACGAGCCTCGGAGCGCGGCGTGGAGAGACTGCGCGCGAGGCGTGTGGAACGAGTGCGGAGCGGGTGCGGGTGCGGTGTTCCTGAGCACCGCCGTCATGGCGGCTCTCGAACCCTGTTTGCCGCTGTGGCTGGAGCGTCGCTTCGGTGCCCAG CGTTGGGAGCTAGGTGTGGTTTTCCTGCCGGATAGTGTGGCGTACCTGGCAGCGACGAGCGTCGCGGCGGCGCTGTGCGGCGGACGTGGGCTGCGGGCGCAGAGGGTCGCGCTGACGGGGCTTTGCAGCGTGGCGCTAGGCGGCGTGCTTGTGGCGCGCGCGTCTTCTTTGGGGGCTCTGGCCATAGCGCAAGCCGGCGTAGGCGCGGGCGTCGGTGCGTTAGACGCGGCCCTGGTACCCGCGCTGCTGGCACGTGCCGACAGTCTGCCACACGCTGCCGCGCTGCTGCAGGCCGCCGCCAGCGCCGCCTACGCCGTGGGACCCGTGGCAGCTGGAGCCGTGTGGTGGGTGGCGGGCTTCGGCGCCACTCTGCGAGCGTTAGCCGTCGCCAACCTACTCTACGCGGCGCTGCTCTACCGCCACTTCCATGAACGTCCCCTTCCCGATCag CGCGGGAGCGAAGACGGGAAGGACGCAAGAGGCTCCGGGTCGGAACTGTTGCCATTGTCGTCCCCCTCGCCCTGA
- the LOC125059447 gene encoding outer dense fiber protein 3-like protein 2 — translation MACIKPLGPGPGAYRLPTTVGFPSHDPSRNRSPMFSFGTNGGARIKQLGPGPAYRIDRITRDGVVTSPAWSFGARLPGRPAQRIPGPGAHAPERCPPTRDPRAPQYSMGARLGYAVKRPGPAPNAYALRLGPGSPAYTMGARVGFSLKPRSPGPAVYFQRDTDVYRTRAPVFSLAARSEGAGKPTKTPGPAAYPPHLYNTKKNPYAYSFGTKHGDYACPMIIKEDTMDCL, via the exons ATGGCGTGTATAAAACCGTTAG GCCCCGGGCCGGGCGCGTACCGACTGCCCACCACGGTGGGCTTCCCCTCCCACGACCCGTCCCGGAACCGCAGCCCCATGTTTTCGTTCGGCACCAACGGAGGAGCGCGAATTAAGCAGCTCGGACCCGGGCCCGCCTACCGCATCGACCGCATCACCCGCGACGGTGTAGTCACATCGCCCGCTTGGTCCTTCGGCGCGCGTCTGCCGGGCAGGCCCGCACAGCGCATCCCGGGACCCGGGGCGCACGCCCCCGAGCGGTGTCCGCCCACGCGCGATCCTCGCGCGCCACAGTACTCGATGGGCGCGCGGCTGGGCTACGCGGTGAAGCGGCCGGGCCCGGCGCCCAACGCTTACGCGCTGCGCCTAGGCCCCGGCAGTCCCGCCTACACGATGGGAGCGCGCGTCGGCTTTTCGCTCAAGCCGCGCTCGCCGGGTCCCGCCGTGTACTTCCAGCGGGACACGGACGTTTACCGCACGCGCGCGCCCGTATTCAGTCTCGCGGCGCGCTCGGAGGGCGCCGGCAAACCCACGAAGACGCCCGGCCCCGCCGCCTACCCTCCCCACTTGTACAACACCAAAAAG AATCCCTACGCCTATTCCTTCGGCACGAAGCACGGGGACTACGCGTGTCCCATGATCATTAAGGAGGACACCATGGACTGCCTCTAG
- the LOC125059446 gene encoding beta-1,3-galactosyltransferase 5-like, which translates to MSGWGTGASGALRRSPALLLMLFAALLLLLLAARAPPAPPAPLRPRPLPLAVAPPAVPVNVTHRVPANGTVKPATRPADRVTRAPGAPLVSDIYEAGHERPHPELCPALGAHVKVLIMVTSAPEHARARDAIRLTWGHFAARRDVAFAFALGRPPSALRPALDAEDTLYGDLVVGRSVDSYSNLTLKTLSILEWADTYCPRAPRLLKTDDDMFINVPRLLRFAAARVNATNTIWGKVVKKSLPKRTSKSKYFVPVAQFAGAVFPEFATGPAYLLTADAVRTLRAAAARRPYLRLEDVFVTGVVASAASVRRVHAPEFLNRKAPAHPCALQRALSLHMVQFHEQFDLWRKLLDGKTKCAG; encoded by the coding sequence ATGTCCGGGTGGGGGACGGGAGCTTCGGGCGCCCTGCGGCGCTCGCCCGCCTTGCTGCTCATGCTGTTCGCCGCGCTGCTGCTGCTTCTGCTGGCCGCGCGCGCGCCGCCCGCCCCGCCCGCGCCGCTGCGGCCGCGTCCTCTTCCGCTCGCTGTCGCCCCGCCCGCCGTGCCCGTCAACGTCACGCACCGGGTGCCCGCCAACGGCACGGTGAAGCCGGCGACGCGACCCGCCGACAGAGTGACTCGGGCACCGGGAGCGCCGCTCGTGAGCGACATCTACGAGGCGGGACACGAGCGGCCCCACCCCGAGCTGTGCCCGGCGCTAGGCGCGCACGTCAAGGTGCTCATCATGGTGACGTCGGCGCCGGAGCATGCGCGCGCTCGTGACGCCATTCGGCTCACGTGGGGCCACTTCGCAGCTCGGCGCGACGTTGCGTTTGCGTTCGCGCTCGGTCGACCTCCGTCGGCGCTGCGGCCCGCTCTCGACGCCGAGGACACGCTCTACGGTGACCTCGTCGTCGGGCGCTCCGTCGACTCGTATTCGAACCTCACGCTCAAGACGCTGTCGATCCTCGAGTGGGCCGACACGTACTGCCCGCGCGCGCCGCGCCTTCTCAAGACCGACGACGACATGTTCATCAACGTGCCGCGGTTGCTGCGCTTCGCGGCGGCGCGCGTCAACGCGACGAACACCATCTGGGGCAAGGTCGTAAAGAAGTCGCTGCCGAAGCGCACGAGCAAATCGAAGTACTTCGTGCCGGTGGCGCAGTTCGCGGGCGCCGTGTTCCCCGAGTTCGCGACGGGCCCGGCCTACCTGCTGACGGCGGACGCCGTGCGCACGCTGAGGGCGGCGGCGGCGCGGCGTCCGTACCTGCGCCTCGAGGACGTGTTCGTGACGGGCGTGGTCGCCTCGGCGGCGTCCGTGCGCCGCGTGCACGCGCCCGAGTTCCTGAACCGCAAAGCGCCCGCGCACCCGTGTGCGCTGCAACGCGCCCTCTCGCTGCACATGGTGCAGTTCCACGAGCAGTTCGACCTCTGGCGAAAGCTGCTCGACGGCAAGACCAAGTGCGCCGGCTAG